The region TAAAGGGTAAACATCAGACAATTGATAAATACTACCATGTTAAGGGAGTATACGAAGTATAATTTTTACATATTTCACCGCATTACGAGCCAGTCCGCCGCAACAACCCTGAACTTAATACAAAGCTCCCCATTACTTTTTTTCTGACTCAAACGCATACCCACAAAAAAACCTCGCTGTTGCACACAGCGAGGCATTACTAATTTAAGTTTCAGTATTGTTATTCTTGTTCAGTCACAAGCTCAGGTTGAGAGGGACGAATATAGTACCTGTAGTAACCCACGACATTACTCATAAGGAAAAGTGACTCCAACGCAATGGCAGATGGAGACCATACAACAACGTTATGAATAATCCATAACCCAACCCCGAAAAACGTAATTTCACGCAGGCGTTTATCTGTTTTAGAAAAAGCTCCGACCGTCAGCACAAAGGTTGCACCAAAGCTTAACAGACTAGCTAGCCCTGCGTACGTCCAAACTGTTCCCGCAACAGCTGCCATACAAAAAAAGTACATCCAGCGCCGGTCTGTCGTATACCCGCTGACTCCATAACGAAACGCGGAAAGCCCCATAAGTACGGTTGCTGTCCATTGTTCGAGCAACAAAAAGTGTACTGCCATAAAAAAACATGCTGCTGCAATTGAGTGTAGAATATATTTTCTATTCTTGAACTGAAAAGAAAGAATATCAAATATAAGAGCTACACCGACAAGCAACTGTGAAATGAAAAAGACTGACATAAAAATATGACCACTTCTCTATTAGTTTTTTATAGAACACTTTATGCGATTCAAAATTTTATACAGATATTGAATACTGAAAAAAAGCATGTTCTACAGCAAAAGACACATTGCTCTCAATATTATCGCATAAGATATATGAAACCCGTTTCATTTACCCACAACATTCAAACTAAATACATACAGAATAAAAACAAAACAGGACATAAAAAAAGCTGACATCATTCCACAGTGATAGCTAAAAAATGAAGAACCCAACCATCTACATTTCCGTTTAAGTACCACCGGTGATAACAGTGACATACGAGTGTTACACTCGAAAATTGTCTTTCTGCTTGCATCCCTACAGACCAGCGCACTTATTGCATCGCCATTGTGAAATAATGTCAGCACCTGATTACTAGAATGAAGATATCGACAAGACAAGTAAAAAAATCTTTATTTCGTGGCAAATATAGGTTTTTCGTCATTATTTCATGGAAAAAGCCTGTCGTTCTCACACCCCTTCGGTCTGATATATCAGACAGTTACAGCAACAAACACCTTAGCTGACAACCAACCCGCGTAAAATGTTAATATTTTTTTTATCTTCAGCTAAATCCTCTCCTTTCGGGGTTTCCAAAACCATAGGCAAGTCAATAAACCTTGGATCATTAACTAACTGCGCAAACGTTTTTTCCCCAAGAAGCCCCGCTCCAATATGATCGTGCCGGTCAAGATGGCTACCCAATGCTCCCTTGGAATCATTCACGTGCATAAATTTGAGGTTATTCATTCCTACAACTCGTTCGAATTCATCAAAGGTCGCCTCATAGCCTTCCTCAGTCGCTAGATCATACCCCGCAGCATACGCATGGCAGGTATCAATGCACACACCAATCCTGTCTGCATTGTGTGAATGGTGGATAATAGCTGCCAGTTCTGAAAAGGAACGCCCAAGAGTTGTACCCTGCCCCGCTGTATTTTCCAGAAGAACCATCACACGTTCTGTACGGGATTCTTTTAACGCAGCATCAAGATTCTGCGCCACGCGCTCCAAAGCTTCTTCTGTCCCGCTCCCTAAGTGTGCTCCCGGGTGCATCACAAGATACGGAATAGCAAGTTGCTCAGCCCGTTCTAACTCATCAGCAAGAGCAGCAACAGATTTTTCCACCCCATCTTTTTTAGGCGAACCGATGTTAATTAAATATGAATCATGCACCGCTACAGGGTAGTTTCCCCACTCGCCACATGCAGCAATGAAAGCATCAATTTGCTTTTGCTCCAACGGCTTAGACTTCCACTGTCGCTGGTTTTTAGAAAAAATTTGCAGTGCTGTTCCATCCACATCAATAATACGTTCAACAGATTTTTCCAGTCCACCTGTTATGGACATATGAGCGCCAAAATACGGCATTGTTCCCTCTCTGCTCCGTGTAAAAGACTATAGTAAAAATACCATATCAAAAGAATGGATATCCTGCACTAATCATATGCTTTAGTAAGGCAGGTCAGCATCCATTTATTGTTCACAGCTTCCATTGTCCACTACGAAAACATGCGCTATAACGCCTTATTCATCGCATATGGGAGTTTATGATGCCGTCATCAATGAAATACAAGTTTAATCTTTCCGATACCGTTGGCACTGTAGGATATGTTTCCTGCGAGCCACCCGCAGACCTCACATTTGAAGAAGCACTAGCATATCTCGAAGAGCACCCGCTTGATGATTTCATGCATAAGCACCTGCTTACCCGCGTGCAAGATTTCGATCAAAAGAAATTCAAGGCTCTTCTCAAAACAGCTGTGCAAGACTACACTATTATCAAGCCAGTCCTTGCTGCTCTGCTGTACGAAACATGCCTGCTTTACGGAAAATTTTCTAAGATGCTGCCGCTGTTTCCTAATGATGCGTCAGAGCAACTGCAACACCATACTCCTCTTATCTATATCCGGTGGGTTAAACAGAAAGATAAAAACGACCACCTCGCATGGATCAATACGTTCAAAAAGAATATTCACGACCACCGCATGCTTCCGTTGCCGGAGCTTATTGAAGACTTTGATCTCCCAATGCTCTATGAGCCGCATACCGAATCATTTGTTTCCATCGAGACGATTCGCGAAAAGTTACTGCAAACGCCTTACAGTAACCCTTGGTCACGTCCACCTGCACAGGAAACAACCGATCTTGCATTAAGCAGACTAGATAAGACAGCTCTGTTTGCTGATGTAGAAATGCGTCATATTGCGTCGTTATCGCCCATTGCACTTCTGCGTCGCTGGAACATAGACCTTTCGGTTACAAACGGATCATTGGACTACACCTTACAAGGATTAGCAACATCCTACGGACGCGGGTTAGCGTTAGCAGACGCTAGAGCAGGATTAACAATGGAGATAGTTGAACGCGCCTCCTCATTTGTTTCGTTTAATAGCGAAGGAGTGCTTAACACTCTTAAAGAACATCCACTCGAGCATGCCACCTATTCTGAGCTGACAGAAAAAAATATTTCTGCCTTTGACCCAAACCTTCTCTCGCTCGAAGTTCCGTATGAAGATGAAAAACTGTACTGGATGGAAGGACACACCCCAAAACAGAACGAAGAAGGGTACGAGCCTATTCTCGTACCAGTTCAAATGGTGTACATGTTCTGCAACCTAGATGAGGTCTCTTTATTCTCATCTCCGGGTTCAACAGGTCTTGCCTCCGGTAATATTCTTGAAGAAGCAAAGGTCGCTGCCCTTATGGAGATTATTGAACGCGACGCCGAGGCAACCAAACCATTCAGCAAAGAAGAATGCTTTACCCTTACAACAGAAGACCCGAAACTTAGCATGTTGCTGAATGACTATGCCGCACGCGGTGTACATGTCATGTTCCAAGACATTACAGCAGAGTTCGGAATCCCATGTTATTCAGCATTTGTTATGGGCAGACGCGGAGAAGTGTACCGTGGCACAGGTGCAGGGCTGGATGGCAGAAAAGCCATTGTATCCGCGCTGACAGAAACCCCGTACCCATATCCGCAAAGTCCACCTTCAGCACCGGCACTCCGTGGCATCGCCACACGTAAGCAGAAAGATCTACCGGATGTGTCTATGGAAGACCCTATCCGAAATGTTCAATTGCTAGAAAAATTGCTTATCGCAAACAACAGACGCCCAGTATATGTTGAACTGGCACGCAAGGATCTTCAGTTCCCTGTAGTTAAAGCGCTTATCCCGCATATGGAACTCACAGCAGATTTTGATTCCTTTACCCGTGTAAGTCACAGGTTATTTACAAACTATCTACGTATGGAAGACTAACACAGTTCCTCACCGCAACGGGAAAATGTATTTTTCGAGGAAACATCTGCACCACCTCAAAAATCAACTCATGGTAAATTCTCTGTGTGCACTACATACATAGTAAAGTAGTTTACGGAGCGATTGTATATTTCAACAATCGCTCCGTTTCTTTTTTTCACACTACTATCGTACAATTTTGTTTGTAAAACACAGTTTTTCTAAATTGATCTCTATTCAAAGTCGCGCTATCGTGTATCTATGCGCACGTATTATGTATACATAGCTCGCACTACCGCAGCACTATTTTTCATTCTTGCAGTATGTGCGTTGCTCACTCCTACGACAGTATCGGCGAAAGGCAGATTACGTGTCATTTACGATCTTCCAGAGCCGGAAGACATCAATGCTGCGCGCATAATATATCAGTCTGAGGTCGCGGAAGAAATTGCACAGATAGTTGAAGAATGGAGCTTGTTGAAAAAAGACGTAACGCTACGCTTCGGGACTGTCCTCGGTCCACACTTTGCGGTACTGGACAATGGAAAGCTTGAAATTCATATTCCATACGACTTTTTTAGCAATACACAAAAATTATTTGCTGCAAAGAAGTATGCTGAAACCAAAGATGCTACAACAGCAGCGCTAAACTCATTGCACCACACAATATATCACGAATTGGGACATGCTATCATCCACAGCCAGCCAACAGGTATTCCTGCACAGCTGGAAGAACATGCTGTGGACACTCTCTCAGCTATACTGCTCATTAGCATCTATGAAGATGGGGCAGAAATAGCTTCCAGTGCCGCCAAAGCATTTCAACTCCTCGCGACGGAGACAGAATCTCCTCTCCATACAAAAAACGACATACAACGCTTTCAAGAAATCAACTGCCTAGTCTACGGCAGTAACCCCAGAAAATACGCAGCGCTTTTAGAAGACCTGCCTACTATGACCGAGTCAATCTGCCCTACCCGCTTTCAAAAAACGCACAAGCAATGGGAACAAATTTTTAAAATTGCACTTCCTGACTAGCTGCTAGCAGCGGATATTACATAGATGACACATCACGTTCACTAACATAGTGTCGCAAGCTGATTTTGCAATTCATTACTAGTGGTACCAGCAACAAAAAAAGCTGAAACTACAGTACGCAGTTTCAGCTTTCCGCCTTGTCAGGCAGCAATAGTTTCCACACACTTACACACGAATCGAAATCCGCGGTGCTGCCGAAGCTTTTGCAACACTTCTATGTTTAGGAATAGAAGCAACTCTTACAGGTCGTTCAACTTGAGTTTGCACTGATTCTTTACGTTCCTGTGCCCGCTCAGCTCTGTTTTCTTTTGCAACTACAGCGTCATTACCGCGCTGAACTTCCTTGTTCTGCTCAAGCGTAAAGTAGACCCCAGCTCTAGCGCCAATACGAGCACGCCTTGAATATGAAAAATCCAGCGGTCCCAAATAAAGGGCATTATTTTCAGGCTGATTATTTGTTTCATAATCAATCTGTGCCTGAAGCAACGATGTCACAGTATTCATTTTATTATCGAGCGCTTCATGCACCGCCTTGGCAGATTGAATATTCGCACGAATATATTGCGAATGATCTGTTTGCTGATTCACAAACAAATTCGACATGGATACAGGCTGTTGAGATTTCTCACGCATCGCTTTAGCAGTTTTTTGCAACTGCATCTGCTCAACAGTTTTGACAGGTAACTGAATCTTCATCGACATACATACCACCTTTCGCAAACGTTAAAAACATGCACTTGAAACAACCATTACACACGAATCGAAATTCGCGGTGCTGCTGGAGCGTCTGCAACGATCTTTTTACCTGTCGAAACTGATGCTGTCTTTACAGGAGTAGAAATAGCGGCAAGTGCAGCCTTAATTTCTGCTGTAACTTTAGCATCGTGTTTATCTTTTTCCGCACTGGCATCGTTATTTTTATTAACCATCTTGTCACGTTGATTTCGATATATTCCAGCGATTCTATTCCTAATCATAGCAGCGCTGGCACGACCATCAGGAGCATTTGTATCTACGGTAAGAATTGACGTACCCAAAAGATTAGAAAAAGCTTCTCTTTTGCTTATGCAAAATTCTTCCATAGCCCTGAGCGACCTCAGTTTCGCTTCATACGACTTGGAGTGTTCTGGCTGCTGATTTACAAAAAGATTATTCATCGATGCTGGCGTTCGAGATTGCTCCCGTATCGCTTTAGCTGCTTTTTGCAGATGCATCGACTCCATCGCTTTGCCTGTTACTGTACTCACTACGGACATAACTATTCCCTCAATAAAGATAGAACCCGAAAGATAGTGGACACTCTATCATTATATCGTCAGTACTCTTACAGACTTTAGCGCATATACGATATTTTTACATAAAAATACCAAGTGATTCTATACCAAAAAAGAAGTAAATCCTATAAAACCTCACAGCAGCGTAACTTTCACCGACAAGGTGATATTACTTACCCACTCCTTTTTTCGGACAAAATTCCTCCATTTCACAAACATCACACTGCGGGCTTCGCGCTATACAGACATCACGTCCGAATGAAACCAGCATGTGATTGACGAACCCCCATTCTTCTCGTGGAAAGAGCGGCAGCAAATCTTTTTCAACCACCGAAGGGTTTGTAGATTTTGTTAAGCCCAGCCTGAACACTATCCGCTTAACATGAGTATCAATAGCGATACCCTCATTGATGCCGTATCCATTCCATAAAACGACATTTGCTGTTTTACGGGCTGCACCCGCAAGTGTAGTCACGTCTTTAGAAGTCTTCGGAATTTCGCCTCCGTAGACCTCCACTACCCGCCTCGCTGCTGCTACAATGTTCTTTGCTTTATTACGATAGAACCCAGTAGAACGAACAACTTGCTCCACGTCCTGAACATCAGCCTCTGCCAATTCATACGGCGATGGCCAACGCTCAAACAACACAGGAGTCACCATATTTACACGCTCATCAGTGCACTGTGCTGACAGAACTGTAGCAACAAAAAGCTCCCATACGTTTTTAAAATTCAAATGGGTCGTTTTTGTCGGATATCGTTTATGCAAGCGCGCCAGCATTTCAAGCGCGCGTTCTTTTTTCTGCATGGTATCTCCATATAAGCCTATAATTCATACAACCAGACTCTTGATATACCCTTTAATCACTTCAGATAGGTTGCTTGAAAGATACTGTAGACAGGCTTTGCCGAAATTGATTCATATCTACAAAGCTCGCCAGCTAAGCCTTGTTGCATGCCATTACACAGAATCGGGACAAGCGTCCTGAAGGATGTCTTTTCAATAGTCTGTAATTGCGACATATTGTAACGTTCCTATCGCAGGCAGTTTTGCAACAGAAAGCTGCTTTGGCAAGCGATGAAATCACCCTTGGTAAAGACTGTTCTTGCTACTTTTTTTACTATTGACCGGTGAACAATTGCTCTCACCCATAACTTTTTGTACTGTCGCGCCACTGCAACAGCACTTCAACACAATGGAGATGCCATGTCTTTTCTTGTATATATGACGGTTCCGACACAAGAAGAAGCACGATCAATTGGCAAAGAGCTTGTTTCAAGCCGCCTTGCCGCATGTATCAATATTTTTCCCGCTGTAGAATCCATATATCGATGGGAAAATGAAGTGCAGTCATCTCATGAGGTTGTTTTGATTGCAAAAACATCGGAAGAAAAAGTTACCGCGCTCACTCAACGGGCACGAGAACTGCATAGCTACGATGTTCCATGCATACTGTCTTTAGCAATCACGGGTGGAAGCCCTGAATTTTTATCCTGGATTGAAAACGAAACCCGCTAGGAGCACCATTTCAATGGCAATTTATGTATTCGGCTCTATCGCTTATGACCGCATTATGAACTTCGACGGAAAATTTGCTGACCACATTCTCCCTGACAAAATCCACATGCTGAACGTATGTTTCTTTATTGAGCGTCTGGAAGAAAAACTTGGCGGTACAGCTGGAAACATTGCTCATTCACTGGCACTGCTTGGCGAAAAACCGACCGTTCTTTCCACCGTAGGAAAAGACTTTGACCGTTACAAAAAAGTGATGGAAGAGCAAAACCTTCCACTCGACGGCATCCGCGTTGTAGACGATCTCTTTACCGCCAGTGCACATATTACCACTGACCAAAGCGACAACCAGATTACCGGATTCCATCCGGGTGCTATGATTCACCCATGCAACTACGAGTTCCCGACTCTTTCTAAAGAGAATGACATTGCGATCATTTCTCCGGGTAACAAAGATGATATGATGAATCTGCCTAAGTACTTCCGCGAAAATGGTATCCGCTACATTTTCGATCCGGGTCAGCAGATTACAATTTTCTCTGGCGAAGAAATGCTTGAATGCATTGAAGGTGCACACATGCTGGTATCAAACGATTACGAGCTTGAACTTATTAAGAGTGCTACCGGATTATCCAAAGAGCAGCTTCTTGAAAAATGCGACTACATCATCACAACACTCGCAGAGAACGGCTCCCGCATCGACAATGGCAGCCCTATAGAAGTTGGGATTGCTAAACCTACCGACGTGGTTGACCCTACAGGATGCGGCGATGCATTCCGTGCAGGTCTCCTTAAAGGCATTGTCGATGGCAAATCTGTTGAAGAATCTGCAAAACTCGGTGCTGTGTGCGCGAGCTACTGCGTAGAAAAATACGGAACCCGTGAACACTCCTTTACGCAGGATGAATTTGAAGCACGCTTCGCTGAAGCGTTCAGTGCGTAACGCTTTTAATTAGTTCGGCGAGTACGAACTTGTTCCCTTCGGGGAGCCTTCGGTGAACAGGTGGGCGCTGCCGTCACCACCATCGCGAGTATAGGCTTTACCCTTCGGGGAGCCTTCGGCGAACAGGCGGGCGCTGCCCCCTGTACCCCCGCAAGGGGACACTGTCCCCTTAACCCCTTTTATTAAGAGGCGTAGGGGTAAATATTAATTATATCCCATGTTGAAAACTCACGAAACAGCAGTGTTTTCAGCAAGTTCAAAATAAATATCTCAATAACAAAACGAGCTGTTCTCTTTGGAGAACAGCTCGTTTTGTTATTCTTTTTTCAAACGTTTTTAAGCCGTGCATGGAAATACAGGATAAAATGTTCTCGCCTAATGGGGGATGCAAGGGGCTTCAAGTCCCTTGCCCGTCGGAGACCAAAAAACTCCAAAATAGTAAAGGGTGGATTTTCAAGTTCCACCCTTTGATAACCATCAAACACAACCTAGAGTGTTTTTGCTAATTCTCTTCCGGTTCGTATCCTGCTTCTTTGAGCATTTCCTCAACCATCGCAGGGTCAACGCATTCTGTCGGGCCATACGTAACTTCACCGGTTGCGTAGTTCACGCTTACCACTTCAACACCGTCAGCTGTTTTTACAACATCAGTTATCGTTGCAGCACAGTCAGGACTTTTCATTCCAGACACTTTTACTGTTGCCATAATTGTATCCTCCAACTTGCAGGGTAGTAAACAAATACAAGGTAACAGAATGCTTATTTCCACCACACAACCACTGGGTCATGGAAACAACGCATAATGCGGTAAAATTCTATACGGTTTCAGTATATCCGCTATATCCTACCCTGCCAATAGGAAATACAGATGGCTTCACTTGCACCCGCTACTGTTATACCGTATTGATACTCACCGCACTCACGCGGCAACGATACAATTTACGGAGAATTTTCATGAACGATATGCTGGCACTTGATTTTTCCAATACCGGATATATCTACATGTTTATTGTTTGGTCTATCGCAGGAATCATAGGTGCGACTTTTGCTGTTAAAAAAGGTCGTAATCCCTTCTTCTGGGGAATTTTATGCCTCATCGTTCCAATGGCACTTTTTGCCATCGGTGGAATGCGTGCGCCGGGTGAACCTGTGCCCGAACGATTCCGCACTGATAAAGACGACAGTATCTCTCCTGAATAATACACTGTCCGCCTGCGCCTCAGGCGATAACGAGATATTTTTATGATTGAACGCAAATTTCACATCATGACGTTTGGCTGCCAGATGAACGTCAGTGATTCTGACTGGCTGAAACGTACACTTGCTTCCAGAGGCTTTACTGAATGTGAAAAGCCGGAAGATGCTTCTATTTTCATTGTAAATACTTGCTCAGTTCGCGAAAAACCGGAGCAGAAAGTATACAGTCTTCTCGGACGTATTAACGTCATGACCAAAGGGCGTGAGGACATCATTGTTGCTGTTGGCGGCTGTGTTGCCCAGCAGGTTGGTCGCGGGTTCTTCAAACGCTTCAAGCAAGTCCGCCTTGTCTTTGGTACAGATGGACTCTCCTCTGCGCCACAAGCGCTTGATCGCCTTGTTGATGATCCTTCTCTGCGTATGAGCTTGCTTGATTTCTCTGAAGAGTACCCAGATCGCGACGGTAACTGGGATGATGCAGAGGCTCCAGTATCCAGCTTTGTTAATATCATGACTGGCTGTGACAACTTTTGCGCATACTGCATTGTTCCGTACACACGCGGACGCCAGAAGTCTCGTCCGACACAGGCTATTATCGACGAATGCAAAGATTTGCTTTCACGCGGGACTTGTGAAATCACGCTGCTTGGACAGAATGTTAACTCCTTCGGACAAGACAGCCACGGCGATGGTACATCTTTCACTGAGCTTCTTTACAAAATTGCCGAGCTGGACGGCTTAAAACGCCTGCGTTTCGTCACATCCCACCCGAAAGATATTGCGGATGAGGTTATTGAAGCATTCGGCAAGCTGGACGTACTCTGCCCGCGTCTGCATCTTCCTGTACAATCAGGCTCTGATGCTATTTTGAAAAAAATGGGACGCAAATACGATATTCCAGCATACACAAGAATCGTTGAAAAACTTAAAGCGGTTCGCCCGGATATTCAGCTGACGACTGATATGATTATCGGCTTCCCCGGTGAAACCGAAGAAGATTTCCTTGAGACAATGCGTATTGCAAAATTTGCTGACTACGCACAGAGCTTCTCTTTCAACTACTCCGACCGTCCGGGTACTCGAGCAGAAATGCTGCCCGACAAAATCGAAAAGAAAGTAATGCAGGATCGCCTTACACGCTATCAAGCATGGCAGACTGATAATACTGAACGCATCCTCCAATCTATGGTAGGTAAAAAACTGGACATTCTTTTCGAAGGAGTCAGCAGACGTCCGGGAACCGAGGGCGTGTCTTGGCAAGGTCGGGACGTATATGGTCAGTTGGTGATCGTTACATTGCCGGAAGGCGAGGATGTTACAGGAAAAATTCTTCCCGTAACTGTTACCAAAGCCACAAGACACTCTCTCATTGCTGAAAAGGCAGGAGACACATGGTAAGAATGGAAGTCGCCGGACTTTCCCTTGATAAAAAGACCCGAGCTCCAATACTCATGCTAAAAGATCTGGCAGGCGAAAAAATGCTGAATATCTGGATCGGTGCAATGGAGGCAATGGCTATTTCCATCTTTTTAAATCAGGTGGAAGTTCCTAGACCTCTGACACATGATCTTATGCTTAGCAGCATGGAGGAGTTAGGCGCTCAGTTATTGGGAGTCGATATAGTCCGCGTTGAAAACGGAACCTACTTTGCAGAACTGGATGTTGACATGGGGGGCAAACGCAGCCGTATTGACTGTAGACCATCCGATGCTGTTGCACTCGCCTTACGTGCAGGCATTCCTATTCTAGTATCACAGACCGTTTTAGACAAAGCTGGAGCTGCCCCTGAAAAAGAAAAGCACGGCGACCCAGCCACTGACGGAGCAGCACAAATGATGCGTTCTGCACAAAGCAGTCAGCAATCACAACAAGACTCCAAACGAGTTGCACAGGCGGCAACGTCTGAGAAAGATGAAGATTCTCTCGCAGACCTGCTTCAACGAATGCAACCTGATACAAAATACAAAATGTAGACAAAAGCGCTCTAGGTTCTAGGGCGCTTTTTCTTATTATTTTGTTTACCTTTATGAAAAGCAGGATAATAGTGATTGCTTCATGAAGGGATGTA is a window of Halodesulfovibrio sp. DNA encoding:
- a CDS encoding YgjV family protein, whose protein sequence is MSVFFISQLLVGVALIFDILSFQFKNRKYILHSIAAACFFMAVHFLLLEQWTATVLMGLSAFRYGVSGYTTDRRWMYFFCMAAVAGTVWTYAGLASLLSFGATFVLTVGAFSKTDKRLREITFFGVGLWIIHNVVVWSPSAIALESLFLMSNVVGYYRYYIRPSQPELVTEQE
- a CDS encoding deoxyribonuclease IV, with translation MPYFGAHMSITGGLEKSVERIIDVDGTALQIFSKNQRQWKSKPLEQKQIDAFIAACGEWGNYPVAVHDSYLINIGSPKKDGVEKSVAALADELERAEQLAIPYLVMHPGAHLGSGTEEALERVAQNLDAALKESRTERVMVLLENTAGQGTTLGRSFSELAAIIHHSHNADRIGVCIDTCHAYAAGYDLATEEGYEATFDEFERVVGMNNLKFMHVNDSKGALGSHLDRHDHIGAGLLGEKTFAQLVNDPRFIDLPMVLETPKGEDLAEDKKNINILRGLVVS
- a CDS encoding YcaO-like family protein, with amino-acid sequence MPSSMKYKFNLSDTVGTVGYVSCEPPADLTFEEALAYLEEHPLDDFMHKHLLTRVQDFDQKKFKALLKTAVQDYTIIKPVLAALLYETCLLYGKFSKMLPLFPNDASEQLQHHTPLIYIRWVKQKDKNDHLAWINTFKKNIHDHRMLPLPELIEDFDLPMLYEPHTESFVSIETIREKLLQTPYSNPWSRPPAQETTDLALSRLDKTALFADVEMRHIASLSPIALLRRWNIDLSVTNGSLDYTLQGLATSYGRGLALADARAGLTMEIVERASSFVSFNSEGVLNTLKEHPLEHATYSELTEKNISAFDPNLLSLEVPYEDEKLYWMEGHTPKQNEEGYEPILVPVQMVYMFCNLDEVSLFSSPGSTGLASGNILEEAKVAALMEIIERDAEATKPFSKEECFTLTTEDPKLSMLLNDYAARGVHVMFQDITAEFGIPCYSAFVMGRRGEVYRGTGAGLDGRKAIVSALTETPYPYPQSPPSAPALRGIATRKQKDLPDVSMEDPIRNVQLLEKLLIANNRRPVYVELARKDLQFPVVKALIPHMELTADFDSFTRVSHRLFTNYLRMED
- a CDS encoding DUF4344 domain-containing metallopeptidase, with translation MRTYYVYIARTTAALFFILAVCALLTPTTVSAKGRLRVIYDLPEPEDINAARIIYQSEVAEEIAQIVEEWSLLKKDVTLRFGTVLGPHFAVLDNGKLEIHIPYDFFSNTQKLFAAKKYAETKDATTAALNSLHHTIYHELGHAIIHSQPTGIPAQLEEHAVDTLSAILLISIYEDGAEIASSAAKAFQLLATETESPLHTKNDIQRFQEINCLVYGSNPRKYAALLEDLPTMTESICPTRFQKTHKQWEQIFKIALPD
- the nth gene encoding endonuclease III, which encodes MQKKERALEMLARLHKRYPTKTTHLNFKNVWELFVATVLSAQCTDERVNMVTPVLFERWPSPYELAEADVQDVEQVVRSTGFYRNKAKNIVAAARRVVEVYGGEIPKTSKDVTTLAGAARKTANVVLWNGYGINEGIAIDTHVKRIVFRLGLTKSTNPSVVEKDLLPLFPREEWGFVNHMLVSFGRDVCIARSPQCDVCEMEEFCPKKGVGK
- the cutA gene encoding divalent-cation tolerance protein CutA, which codes for MSFLVYMTVPTQEEARSIGKELVSSRLAACINIFPAVESIYRWENEVQSSHEVVLIAKTSEEKVTALTQRARELHSYDVPCILSLAITGGSPEFLSWIENETR
- a CDS encoding carbohydrate kinase family protein encodes the protein MAIYVFGSIAYDRIMNFDGKFADHILPDKIHMLNVCFFIERLEEKLGGTAGNIAHSLALLGEKPTVLSTVGKDFDRYKKVMEEQNLPLDGIRVVDDLFTASAHITTDQSDNQITGFHPGAMIHPCNYEFPTLSKENDIAIISPGNKDDMMNLPKYFRENGIRYIFDPGQQITIFSGEEMLECIEGAHMLVSNDYELELIKSATGLSKEQLLEKCDYIITTLAENGSRIDNGSPIEVGIAKPTDVVDPTGCGDAFRAGLLKGIVDGKSVEESAKLGAVCASYCVEKYGTREHSFTQDEFEARFAEAFSA
- a CDS encoding heavy metal-associated domain-containing protein, whose amino-acid sequence is MATVKVSGMKSPDCAATITDVVKTADGVEVVSVNYATGEVTYGPTECVDPAMVEEMLKEAGYEPEEN
- the miaB gene encoding tRNA (N6-isopentenyl adenosine(37)-C2)-methylthiotransferase MiaB — its product is MIERKFHIMTFGCQMNVSDSDWLKRTLASRGFTECEKPEDASIFIVNTCSVREKPEQKVYSLLGRINVMTKGREDIIVAVGGCVAQQVGRGFFKRFKQVRLVFGTDGLSSAPQALDRLVDDPSLRMSLLDFSEEYPDRDGNWDDAEAPVSSFVNIMTGCDNFCAYCIVPYTRGRQKSRPTQAIIDECKDLLSRGTCEITLLGQNVNSFGQDSHGDGTSFTELLYKIAELDGLKRLRFVTSHPKDIADEVIEAFGKLDVLCPRLHLPVQSGSDAILKKMGRKYDIPAYTRIVEKLKAVRPDIQLTTDMIIGFPGETEEDFLETMRIAKFADYAQSFSFNYSDRPGTRAEMLPDKIEKKVMQDRLTRYQAWQTDNTERILQSMVGKKLDILFEGVSRRPGTEGVSWQGRDVYGQLVIVTLPEGEDVTGKILPVTVTKATRHSLIAEKAGDTW
- a CDS encoding bifunctional nuclease family protein — encoded protein: MVRMEVAGLSLDKKTRAPILMLKDLAGEKMLNIWIGAMEAMAISIFLNQVEVPRPLTHDLMLSSMEELGAQLLGVDIVRVENGTYFAELDVDMGGKRSRIDCRPSDAVALALRAGIPILVSQTVLDKAGAAPEKEKHGDPATDGAAQMMRSAQSSQQSQQDSKRVAQAATSEKDEDSLADLLQRMQPDTKYKM